A window from Pokkaliibacter sp. MBI-7 encodes these proteins:
- a CDS encoding inositol monophosphatase family protein, producing the protein MTIHLSADLFQSRHSVLDSLGVSPFRCESLLREITDQLYWEISRRRLQGGIAGRLPYCQSKQQWAAKVMQASLTQAFGPIAWVDAEGASDGEPPRTYWYYQAIEGLEHFSQSMPMWSASLVLVHQGQTVLALVYDPAAQEMFSAVREEGAFCSHEQLQIGDKTQLADAVVATCLPEQPALLHTALQGVAELAPAVHRLRMMASTSLQLAYVACGRLDGYWQHTGSYNPCRAGALLVEEATGYVSYLHRQGQALLVASNRVLSPLFNALLGWSC; encoded by the coding sequence ATGACCATTCATCTTTCTGCTGACCTGTTCCAGTCCCGCCATTCCGTCCTCGACAGCCTCGGGGTCAGCCCCTTCCGTTGCGAGTCGCTGCTGCGTGAGATCACCGATCAGCTGTACTGGGAGATCAGTCGCCGCCGTCTGCAGGGCGGTATTGCCGGGCGTCTGCCCTATTGCCAGAGCAAGCAGCAGTGGGCCGCCAAGGTGATGCAGGCCAGCCTGACCCAGGCGTTCGGCCCCATTGCCTGGGTCGATGCCGAAGGTGCCAGCGACGGCGAGCCACCCCGAACCTACTGGTACTATCAGGCCATCGAAGGGCTGGAGCACTTCAGCCAGTCGATGCCCATGTGGTCCGCCTCGCTGGTACTGGTGCATCAGGGCCAGACGGTGCTGGCGCTGGTGTACGATCCCGCCGCGCAGGAAATGTTTTCGGCAGTGCGGGAAGAAGGTGCCTTCTGCAGCCATGAGCAGCTGCAGATCGGTGACAAGACGCAGCTGGCTGACGCCGTGGTAGCGACCTGTCTGCCAGAACAGCCGGCGCTGTTGCACACCGCCCTGCAGGGCGTGGCAGAACTGGCGCCCGCTGTGCACCGCCTGCGAATGATGGCCTCAACCTCCCTGCAGCTGGCCTATGTCGCCTGTGGTCGTCTGGATGGCTACTGGCAGCATACCGGCAGCTACAACCCCTGCCGTGCCGGTGCTCTGCTGGTGGAAGAAGCCACGGGCTACGTCAGCTATCTGCACCGTCAGGGGCAGGCGTTACTGGTGGCCAGCAACAGGGTGCTGTCGCCGCTGTTCAATGCCCTGCTGGGCTGGTCCTGCTAA
- a CDS encoding helix-turn-helix transcriptional regulator, translating to MYTQPKTAEGQPIQVYTHSLTEDTEVHPHCHAEGQIWAIFEGIVTTELNGRHWTLPQGRICWIPPGVVHSARTQHAVNAWMAYLRPDLCHAFPEQPAVFVVTELTQALIQRINSWYHYGQSTSHDLTPAQQRLMAVLLDELLAARTEPMCLPMPSHPGLYRMAYQLMADPADKRSLAEWASYCGLSERGLSRHFRSETGLSLVAWRTQARMTRAVQLLMEGQSVTSIALEVGYDSISNFISTFRRHFGVTPTQYRG from the coding sequence ATGTATACCCAGCCCAAAACCGCCGAAGGTCAGCCGATTCAGGTCTATACCCACAGCCTGACGGAAGACACCGAAGTCCACCCCCACTGCCACGCCGAAGGGCAGATCTGGGCGATTTTCGAGGGCATCGTCACCACCGAACTGAACGGTCGCCACTGGACCCTGCCGCAGGGGCGCATCTGCTGGATTCCGCCGGGTGTGGTGCACTCCGCCCGCACTCAGCATGCGGTCAACGCCTGGATGGCCTACCTGCGCCCGGACCTGTGCCATGCCTTTCCCGAGCAGCCTGCGGTCTTTGTGGTGACGGAGCTGACTCAGGCGCTGATCCAGCGTATCAACAGCTGGTATCACTATGGCCAGAGCACCTCCCATGATCTGACCCCGGCACAACAGCGCCTGATGGCGGTGTTGCTGGATGAACTGCTGGCGGCACGCACCGAACCCATGTGCCTGCCGATGCCGAGTCACCCCGGCCTGTACCGGATGGCATATCAGCTGATGGCAGACCCTGCCGACAAACGTTCGCTGGCCGAGTGGGCCAGCTACTGTGGCCTGTCAGAACGTGGCCTCAGCCGCCATTTTCGCAGCGAAACCGGCCTGTCACTGGTGGCGTGGCGCACTCAGGCACGGATGACCCGTGCGGTGCAGCTGCTGATGGAAGGCCAGAGTGTGACCTCCATCGCGCTGGAAGTGGGTTATGACAGCATCAGCAACTTTATCAGCACCTTCCGCCGTCACTTCGGTGTCACCCCGACGCAATACCGGGGCTAG
- a CDS encoding AraC family transcriptional regulator, translating to MSHNPLACPPRFSRLLRYIDEHLQSELSIDQLSEVACCSRFHFQRQFAAWMGLSVGEYVRLCRLKRASLQLAFRQLPVTSVALDCGYQAPESFSRVFTRLTGQAPRQFRLQPDWPGWASHFDPLSRHRSRQMKPLLTMTQVDVVEVPAIWLAVLEHHGDPRLLGDSIRHFIRWRQQHGLSPQRHATYNLFYNDPEQTPAEDFRLDIAVAVPQPLSDSEAGIVSRMLPAGRCARLRHVGSDDGLGAAMQFLYGQWLPQSGESLRDFPLYCQRLRFFPDVAEHEAELDLYLPLASLATEQQASPGIASG from the coding sequence ATGAGTCACAACCCGCTAGCCTGCCCGCCGCGTTTCAGTCGTTTGCTGCGCTATATCGATGAGCATCTGCAGAGCGAGCTGAGCATTGACCAGCTGAGTGAGGTGGCGTGCTGTTCGCGCTTTCATTTTCAGCGTCAGTTCGCGGCGTGGATGGGGCTGAGCGTCGGCGAGTACGTGCGTTTGTGCCGCCTGAAGCGGGCATCTCTGCAGCTGGCCTTCCGCCAGCTGCCGGTCACCTCTGTTGCGCTGGACTGCGGTTATCAGGCGCCTGAATCATTCAGCCGGGTCTTTACCCGGCTGACCGGGCAGGCACCGCGGCAGTTCAGGCTGCAGCCGGACTGGCCAGGCTGGGCCAGCCATTTTGACCCCTTGAGCAGGCACAGGAGCAGGCAGATGAAGCCCTTATTGACGATGACACAGGTGGACGTAGTGGAGGTGCCGGCGATCTGGCTGGCGGTGCTGGAGCATCACGGCGACCCGCGCTTGCTGGGGGATTCGATACGGCATTTTATCCGCTGGCGTCAGCAGCATGGGCTGTCACCGCAGCGCCACGCGACCTATAACCTGTTCTACAACGACCCCGAGCAGACCCCGGCAGAGGATTTCCGGCTGGATATTGCGGTGGCCGTGCCGCAGCCCCTCAGTGACAGTGAGGCAGGTATCGTCAGCAGGATGCTGCCCGCCGGACGCTGTGCACGGTTGCGCCATGTGGGCAGTGATGATGGCCTTGGCGCGGCGATGCAGTTTCTCTATGGCCAGTGGCTGCCGCAGAGTGGCGAGAGCCTGCGTGACTTTCCCCTCTATTGCCAGCGACTGCGCTTCTTTCCCGATGTGGCAGAACACGAGGCGGAGCTGGATCTCTATCTGCCCCTGGCATCCCTGGCAACTGAACAGCAGGCTAGCCCCGGTATTGCGTCGGGGTGA
- a CDS encoding universal stress protein — MLPEINTILYASDLGTNSRPAFRLAVKLAAQNNASITFLHVIEPMNNTAENVISNYLSAEMYKELKEAGVTELKATMVKRIEAFCQDELPADFTFPKGKPEARIAVGNVEEEILYVADHINADLIVMGTRTHSNLTKLFLGSSAQKVLQRSKRPVLIAPLDPN, encoded by the coding sequence ATGTTACCGGAAATCAACACCATCCTTTACGCGTCAGACCTCGGTACCAACTCACGTCCCGCTTTTCGTCTGGCCGTCAAACTGGCAGCGCAGAACAATGCCAGCATCACCTTCCTCCACGTTATCGAGCCGATGAACAACACTGCGGAGAACGTCATCTCCAATTATCTGTCGGCAGAAATGTACAAAGAACTGAAAGAAGCCGGCGTGACCGAGCTGAAAGCCACCATGGTCAAACGTATCGAAGCCTTCTGTCAGGACGAGTTGCCCGCGGACTTCACCTTCCCCAAAGGCAAGCCTGAAGCCCGTATCGCCGTGGGTAACGTCGAAGAGGAAATTCTCTACGTCGCCGACCATATCAATGCCGACCTGATTGTCATGGGTACCCGTACCCACTCTAACCTGACCAAGCTGTTCCTCGGCTCCAGCGCCCAGAAAGTGCTGCAGCGGAGCAAGCGCCCCGTGCTGATCGCGCCACTGGACCCGAACTGA
- a CDS encoding 8-oxoguanine deaminase has translation MPTTPSPRSSQPSSTSTAPRLWLKQPLAIFTGNQQDARGGLVVQGSTIVELVAADSQPTGPVEQIWDARRHVLLPGLINTHHHLYQTLTRAFPPALNKRLFPWLQTLYPVWARLQPQMLHAATQLGIAELLLSGCTTVADHHYLFPQALTEAIDIQVEAASRLGARLMLTRGSMSLGQEQGGLPPQSTVQDEDTILADSERVIKRYHQRGAGSQVQIALAPCSPFSVTPQLMKDSAALARQYGVRLHTHLAETLDEDAFCLRTLGKRPLDYLASVDWLGEDVWLAHGIHFNDEEIQELGRQRMGIAHCPSSNMILASGICRTRELEAAGAHVGLAVDGSASNDGSNMIAEVRQALLINRLRYQADEVTHLDALRWATQGSARVLGRDDIGELAVGKQADVACFTLDELRFSGAHDPLAALVICGAQQADAVMVGGQWRVQQGQLLDLDVTALRQRHQQQARLIAQAS, from the coding sequence ATGCCGACAACCCCGTCTCCCCGTTCTTCCCAACCATCATCAACTTCCACTGCTCCAAGACTGTGGCTGAAGCAGCCGCTGGCGATTTTTACCGGTAATCAGCAGGACGCCCGCGGCGGTCTGGTGGTACAGGGCAGCACCATCGTCGAGCTGGTTGCCGCCGACAGCCAGCCGACCGGGCCGGTCGAGCAGATCTGGGATGCCCGCCGTCACGTGCTGCTGCCGGGGCTGATCAACACCCATCACCATCTGTACCAGACCCTTACCCGTGCCTTCCCGCCCGCCCTGAACAAACGCCTGTTTCCCTGGCTGCAGACCCTGTATCCGGTCTGGGCACGGCTCCAGCCGCAGATGCTGCATGCCGCCACCCAGCTCGGCATTGCCGAACTGCTGCTGTCGGGCTGCACCACCGTGGCCGATCATCATTACCTGTTCCCGCAGGCGCTGACCGAAGCCATCGACATTCAGGTGGAGGCCGCCAGCCGTCTGGGCGCCCGCCTGATGCTGACACGCGGCTCCATGAGCCTCGGACAGGAGCAGGGCGGTCTGCCGCCGCAAAGCACCGTGCAGGATGAAGACACCATTCTGGCCGACAGCGAACGGGTGATTAAGCGCTACCACCAGCGTGGTGCGGGCAGTCAGGTGCAGATTGCGCTGGCACCCTGCTCGCCGTTTTCCGTCACCCCGCAGCTGATGAAGGACAGCGCCGCGCTGGCCCGTCAGTACGGCGTGCGGCTGCACACTCATCTGGCCGAAACACTGGACGAAGATGCCTTCTGCCTGCGCACCCTCGGCAAGCGACCGCTGGACTATCTGGCCTCGGTCGACTGGCTGGGCGAAGACGTCTGGCTGGCCCATGGCATTCATTTCAATGATGAAGAAATTCAGGAACTGGGGCGGCAACGGATGGGTATCGCTCACTGCCCCAGCTCCAACATGATTCTGGCCTCAGGCATCTGCCGCACGCGGGAGCTGGAAGCCGCCGGTGCCCATGTCGGTCTGGCGGTGGATGGCTCCGCCTCCAATGACGGCTCCAATATGATCGCCGAAGTGCGGCAGGCACTGCTGATCAACCGCCTGCGTTATCAGGCCGATGAAGTAACCCATCTGGATGCCTTACGCTGGGCCACACAGGGCAGCGCACGGGTACTGGGGCGGGATGACATTGGCGAACTGGCGGTCGGCAAACAGGCGGACGTGGCCTGTTTCACCCTGGATGAGCTGCGCTTCTCCGGTGCTCATGATCCGCTGGCAGCGCTGGTGATCTGTGGTGCCCAGCAGGCCGATGCGGTCATGGTCGGCGGGCAGTGGCGGGTACAGCAGGGGCAGCTGCTGGATCTGGATGTAACGGCCCTGCGTCAGCGTCATCAGCAGCAGGCGCGACTGATCGCACAGGCCAGCTGA
- a CDS encoding HD domain-containing phosphohydrolase, which translates to MSGSTRRLSLQFLFIFSIVFLMLLTSGIFIYQGMRGSETALVSAAGESARQLSATLNERIRRLLEPAESTLRLLSFDSISAATSMPERLGRLQVFSEVVANNPMIGAVYVGYPDGEFFLLRKLATEKQRNYFSAPADSAYIVQSRSLQPDDSIIGEWRFYDRHLRLLDRWQMSTYQFDPRSRPWYVRANQSDDIALTPPYVFFSTHEIGVTLARRTADGQAVIGMDASVSDLSAEMRSLQMTPNTRIAVIADDGKVMAYPQIEEHLQRSRSDISLPTVQQLNAPALDYLYKNPPSQSGPQSFSVNGQDWFGIVEPLTAVHGNRSSVYISLPANELLAQTRSLMISNLKLTALMAVVLILIGWILGHRLTRPLQRLTDQIQALTEFNFGSHTRINTHLKEVHELSGVIDKMTATIRNFLAITHVLSQETRLEAMLEKVLRRLVAATGLSGGAVYLWNEQENSFLLAGTSAVSDCPTRIQLAQQPDGAVVRNERLLSSQLPGSDSWHEVVLRNREQELLGVVALKVPAEMQHTDKADFHYFVNEMAGVVAIAIDTRQLIESQEQLLEAIIKLLADAIDAKSPHTSGHCQRVPELAILLSDRASRSQQPRFRNFSMSEADRTVFRIAAWLHDCGKITSPEYVVDKATKLETLYNRIHEVRTRFEVLWRDAELDYWRGIASGEPEALMQDQLHARQQQLQEDFAFIANTNIGGEFLDEEAVVRIQQIGDQLWVRHFDDRLGLSQEERERYDRVPHPVLPATEQLLADKPDHVFHWHGRRPPVEHDNPANRWGFDMRAPEVAYNLGERYNLGIRRGTLTEEERFKINEHIVQTIIMLDALPWPRPLRDVPRIAGSHHERLDGNGYPRRLTSPQMSVQEKVLAIADVFEALTAADRPYKPAKPLSESIRILFFMARDQHLDPSLLHLFLESGVYLEYAHRFLKPEQIDEVDIPGYLQKLEELLGVSA; encoded by the coding sequence ATGTCAGGAAGTACACGCCGTTTGTCACTGCAGTTCCTGTTTATTTTCTCCATCGTATTTCTGATGCTGCTGACCAGCGGCATCTTTATCTATCAGGGCATGCGTGGCAGTGAAACCGCACTGGTGTCGGCGGCAGGTGAATCTGCCCGCCAGCTCAGTGCTACCCTCAACGAGCGTATCCGCCGCCTGCTGGAACCGGCGGAAAGTACCCTGCGTCTGCTGTCGTTTGACAGCATCTCCGCGGCCACCAGCATGCCCGAGCGTCTGGGGCGGTTGCAGGTTTTCAGTGAAGTGGTGGCCAACAATCCGATGATCGGGGCGGTCTATGTCGGCTACCCTGATGGCGAGTTTTTCCTGCTGCGCAAACTGGCGACGGAAAAACAGCGCAACTACTTCTCCGCTCCGGCAGACAGCGCCTACATCGTACAGAGCCGCAGCCTGCAGCCGGACGACAGCATCATCGGCGAATGGCGTTTCTATGACCGCCACCTGCGCCTGCTCGACCGCTGGCAGATGAGCACCTACCAGTTCGACCCCCGCAGCCGTCCCTGGTATGTGCGCGCCAACCAGAGCGATGACATTGCCCTGACACCGCCCTATGTGTTCTTCAGCACCCATGAAATCGGGGTGACGCTGGCGCGGCGCACTGCCGACGGGCAGGCCGTAATCGGTATGGACGCCTCAGTGTCGGACCTGAGTGCCGAAATGCGCTCCCTGCAGATGACGCCCAATACCCGTATTGCGGTCATTGCCGACGACGGCAAGGTGATGGCCTATCCGCAGATTGAGGAACATCTGCAGCGCAGCCGCAGCGATATCAGCCTGCCCACGGTGCAGCAGCTCAATGCACCGGCACTGGACTATCTGTATAAAAACCCGCCGAGCCAGTCCGGCCCGCAGTCGTTCAGTGTCAATGGCCAGGACTGGTTCGGCATCGTCGAGCCGCTGACCGCCGTGCACGGCAATCGCTCTTCGGTGTACATCAGCCTGCCTGCCAACGAGCTGCTGGCCCAGACCCGCTCACTGATGATCAGTAACCTCAAGCTCACCGCCCTGATGGCAGTGGTGCTGATCCTCATCGGCTGGATACTCGGCCACCGCCTGACCCGGCCGCTGCAGCGCCTGACGGATCAGATTCAGGCCCTCACTGAGTTCAACTTTGGCAGCCATACCCGCATCAACACCCACCTCAAGGAAGTGCACGAACTCAGCGGGGTGATCGACAAGATGACCGCCACCATCCGCAACTTCCTCGCCATTACCCACGTACTGAGTCAGGAAACCCGCCTTGAAGCGATGCTGGAGAAAGTGCTGCGCCGTCTGGTCGCCGCTACCGGCCTGTCGGGCGGCGCGGTTTATCTGTGGAACGAACAGGAAAACAGCTTTTTGCTGGCTGGCACCAGTGCTGTCAGTGACTGCCCGACACGCATCCAGCTGGCACAGCAGCCGGATGGCGCCGTGGTGCGTAACGAACGGCTGCTCAGCAGCCAGCTGCCCGGCAGCGACAGCTGGCACGAAGTGGTGCTGCGCAACCGGGAACAGGAGCTGCTCGGTGTCGTCGCCCTTAAAGTGCCTGCGGAAATGCAGCATACCGACAAGGCCGACTTCCACTATTTCGTCAATGAAATGGCGGGGGTGGTGGCGATCGCCATCGATACCCGTCAGCTGATCGAATCACAGGAACAGCTGCTGGAGGCCATCATCAAACTGCTGGCCGATGCCATCGACGCCAAATCACCGCACACCAGCGGCCACTGCCAGCGCGTGCCGGAGCTGGCTATTCTGCTCAGCGACCGCGCCAGCCGCAGCCAGCAGCCACGCTTTCGCAACTTCTCCATGAGCGAGGCGGATCGCACCGTCTTCCGTATCGCTGCCTGGCTGCATGACTGCGGCAAGATCACCAGCCCGGAATACGTGGTCGACAAGGCCACCAAACTGGAAACCCTGTACAACCGTATCCATGAAGTCCGCACCCGTTTTGAAGTGCTGTGGCGCGATGCCGAGCTGGACTACTGGCGCGGCATTGCCAGCGGCGAGCCGGAAGCCCTGATGCAGGACCAGCTGCACGCACGGCAGCAGCAACTGCAGGAAGATTTTGCCTTTATTGCCAATACCAATATTGGCGGTGAGTTCCTCGATGAAGAGGCGGTGGTGCGCATCCAGCAGATCGGTGATCAGCTGTGGGTGCGCCACTTTGACGACCGTCTCGGCCTGTCACAGGAAGAGCGTGAACGCTACGACCGTGTACCGCACCCTGTGCTACCGGCCACCGAGCAGCTGCTGGCTGACAAGCCGGACCACGTATTCCACTGGCATGGTCGCCGTCCGCCGGTCGAGCACGATAACCCGGCCAACCGCTGGGGCTTCGATATGCGTGCGCCGGAAGTGGCCTACAACCTCGGCGAGCGCTACAACCTCGGTATCCGCCGCGGCACCCTGACCGAAGAAGAACGCTTCAAGATCAACGAACATATCGTGCAGACCATCATCATGCTCGATGCCCTGCCCTGGCCGCGGCCACTGCGCGACGTGCCCCGCATTGCCGGCAGCCACCATGAGCGGCTGGACGGCAACGGCTATCCGCGCCGCCTGACCAGCCCGCAAATGTCAGTGCAGGAAAAGGTGCTGGCCATTGCCGATGTGTTCGAGGCGCTAACCGCTGCCGACCGCCCCTACAAACCGGCCAAACCGCTGTCAGAGTCGATCCGTATCCTGTTCTTTATGGCCCGTGATCAGCATCTTGACCCAAGCCTGCTGCACCTGTTTCTGGAGTCTGGCGTCTATCTGGAATACGCCCACCGTTTCCTCAAACCGGAGCAGATTGATGAGGTGGATATTCCGGGCTATTTGCAGAAACTGGAGGAATTGCTGGGCGTCAGTGCGTGA
- a CDS encoding HNH endonuclease signature motif containing protein: MNVQYACEKIDEFCKGNGWSGRDLKSGKNYQCKSKTKTKTKTKTKTKTKTKTKTKTIISVYFAETDEPDTVEVAFEVVNIAEISNKTKAQVESWIKELQGSVGAYAKPKTRYKYPRISISSDEKVSEFINYFSGYITDAITRDIEYKVDEKNENGLVFSIDEHIPSSILTRRGQSKFRERLIRVYNGACAISNCTAEAALEAAHITPHAQEQSYEVNNGILLRADIHTLFDLFLISIDPESRTVLVSEECRPSYDEFHGVKLSLPSSHLDWPNPSSLMDHYLKWKEKNSS; this comes from the coding sequence GTGAATGTTCAATATGCTTGTGAAAAAATCGATGAATTCTGCAAAGGAAACGGATGGAGTGGTCGGGATCTGAAAAGTGGGAAAAATTACCAATGTAAAAGTAAGACTAAGACTAAGACTAAGACTAAGACTAAGACTAAGACTAAGACTAAGACTAAGACTAAGACTATTATCTCGGTTTATTTTGCTGAAACAGATGAGCCGGACACAGTCGAGGTAGCATTTGAAGTTGTAAATATTGCCGAAATTTCAAATAAAACCAAAGCTCAGGTTGAGTCGTGGATAAAAGAACTTCAGGGCTCTGTAGGGGCGTATGCAAAACCAAAAACGCGATACAAATATCCTCGCATATCTATATCAAGCGATGAAAAAGTAAGTGAATTTATAAATTATTTTAGTGGTTATATAACTGATGCGATTACGAGAGATATTGAGTATAAAGTAGATGAAAAAAATGAAAATGGTTTAGTCTTTTCCATAGATGAACATATCCCGTCGAGTATATTAACCAGGAGAGGCCAGTCTAAGTTTCGGGAGAGATTGATTCGCGTATACAATGGAGCATGCGCAATCAGCAACTGTACAGCAGAGGCTGCACTAGAAGCTGCACATATTACCCCTCATGCTCAAGAACAATCATACGAGGTAAACAATGGAATTTTGTTGCGTGCCGACATACACACACTGTTTGATTTGTTTCTAATATCCATCGATCCAGAAAGTCGAACGGTTCTGGTATCAGAAGAGTGTAGACCATCATATGACGAGTTTCATGGAGTGAAACTGTCTTTACCCTCTAGCCATTTGGATTGGCCCAATCCATCCTCACTAATGGATCATTATCTGAAGTGGAAAGAAAAAAATAGCAGCTGA
- a CDS encoding endonuclease NucS domain-containing protein: protein MGNYQTIKDLVIDSYVSLGCMPTYESLTEKVRMYFPLSKWQKSHYSWYKSQINTGKISISEGLGEVNGYSEMEVEEVVSDSIEFQISLEKDLQNYLAQRVYEIENGLSIIEGGVEYVSEAGRIDLLAKDSQGFIVVIELKAGKAKDAALGQILGYIGCLSENYEQVRGILVASDFDARVIFAAKNLPNVKLVKYELKFNLHELK from the coding sequence ATGGGTAATTATCAAACAATTAAAGATTTGGTTATTGATTCATATGTTTCATTAGGTTGTATGCCGACCTATGAATCACTGACTGAAAAGGTCAGAATGTATTTTCCATTAAGTAAGTGGCAGAAGTCACACTACTCTTGGTATAAATCACAAATAAATACCGGAAAAATTAGTATATCTGAAGGGTTAGGGGAGGTTAATGGTTATTCTGAAATGGAAGTTGAAGAGGTTGTATCAGATTCAATTGAGTTTCAAATATCTCTAGAAAAAGATCTTCAAAATTATTTGGCTCAAAGAGTTTATGAAATAGAAAATGGTCTCAGCATTATTGAGGGTGGTGTTGAGTATGTTTCTGAGGCAGGGCGCATTGATCTTTTGGCAAAAGATAGTCAGGGTTTTATCGTAGTTATTGAACTAAAAGCAGGCAAGGCAAAAGACGCCGCGCTTGGGCAGATTTTAGGTTACATTGGTTGTTTATCTGAAAATTATGAACAAGTTAGGGGTATATTGGTAGCATCTGATTTTGATGCAAGAGTCATATTTGCAGCCAAGAATTTGCCGAACGTAAAGCTTGTAAAGTACGAACTGAAGTTCAATTTGCATGAACTGAAATAA
- a CDS encoding AraC family transcriptional regulator, with protein sequence MSQSNAVSPGGDALLQTPLFSPHNQLFLLNDRDAICQHVSGIFKPHELKPRQHGESISASMHHLRRGRLSVNRLEYGTDVHIDPARLDSFYLIQIPLRGSAAIRCGQHQFESTPQLASLISPQLPLSMCWQASAAQLAIRIDQDDMAYHCHQHLPRSRERLPRFDPRLDFSTAGGAYFLQLLKVFVDAVSCDQHPIQHSLVQKQFESALLTALLYGASHDFSQQLDEQQERCVSPYFVKRTEEYIRAHLHEPLSIESLAEQAGVSVRTLYAGFRNFRNTSPMSLLRDLRMEQVHDELLRDAQASVTEVAFKWGFAHLGRFAQDYKRRYGELPSATRRFRHEPD encoded by the coding sequence ATGAGCCAGAGTAATGCCGTATCGCCCGGTGGGGATGCCTTGCTGCAGACCCCGCTGTTCAGCCCGCATAATCAGCTGTTTCTGCTGAATGATCGTGATGCGATCTGCCAGCACGTCAGCGGAATATTTAAACCCCATGAGCTGAAACCCCGTCAGCACGGGGAAAGCATCAGCGCGTCGATGCATCATCTGCGGCGCGGACGGCTGTCCGTTAACCGGCTGGAATACGGCACTGATGTGCATATCGACCCGGCCCGGCTGGACAGCTTCTATCTGATTCAGATCCCGCTGCGGGGCAGTGCTGCCATCCGCTGCGGTCAGCATCAGTTCGAGTCGACCCCGCAGCTGGCGTCGCTGATCTCGCCACAGCTGCCATTGTCCATGTGCTGGCAGGCCAGTGCTGCACAGCTGGCTATCCGCATTGATCAGGACGACATGGCCTATCACTGCCACCAGCATCTGCCGCGCAGCCGCGAACGACTGCCACGTTTTGATCCGCGGCTGGATTTCAGCACCGCCGGCGGTGCCTATTTTCTGCAGCTGCTGAAGGTCTTTGTGGATGCTGTCAGCTGTGATCAGCACCCGATCCAGCACTCGCTGGTGCAGAAGCAGTTCGAGTCGGCGCTGCTGACGGCACTGCTGTACGGTGCCAGCCACGACTTCAGCCAGCAGCTGGATGAACAGCAGGAACGCTGCGTGTCACCCTATTTCGTCAAGCGCACCGAAGAATACATTCGTGCCCATCTGCACGAGCCACTCAGTATCGAGTCGCTGGCCGAACAGGCCGGGGTCAGTGTACGAACGCTCTACGCCGGGTTTCGCAACTTCCGCAATACCAGCCCGATGTCACTGCTGCGTGATTTGCGTATGGAGCAGGTTCATGACGAGCTGCTGCGTGACGCGCAGGCCTCAGTGACAGAAGTGGCATTCAAGTGGGGATTCGCCCATCTGGGGCGCTTCGCTCAGGACTACAAACGCCGTTACGGCGAGCTGCCATCAGCCACCCGCCGCTTCCGCCACGAGCCGGATTAA